Genomic window (Salinibacterium sp. M195):
CACTAATTTTCCCGCACTGAGTTGCTCGCGCTGAGTCTCGCTGGCGCGCCAGCATCAGTACGAGCGACTTCCCCCAAGATTGCGTGCGGCAATGACAGTACCCAGCATGATGAGCCATCCGATCGCGATGGTGGTTGCGACAAACTCGAGCCTGCTGCCCAACGCCACCTGAAAGCGGAAGAGCGAAAAGAGGCCTCCAGTGCCTGCTATAACCGCAACAGCAATGGCGGTAGTCAACGACAGGCGAGCGAGCACCCGATGCTCCCGCGCGAAAGACGTTTGAATCATCGCCCAGCATGCCGCGCCAAAAGCGATGACGGCGGCAAGAGTGTGGGCGAAGTCTTGCCACGTGAACGTTGCACCGTATGGCAGCGGGCAGCCCGAGGTGCAGGTCACCTGTGATGCGACAAGAAAAAATCCGCATCCTACCCACAGGGAAAGTGCAGGCGAGCCGAGAGAAAGTACGGGAGGCCACGCTCGAACTCGACGGGCAGCCCACGCGACCGCTGACCCTCCTG
Coding sequences:
- a CDS encoding DUF998 domain-containing protein; the protein is MTAVSPPRVSPAVLEGTAAVVGSIAVGVALVLIWVSRVSIPRELYVSELGAEGEPTASAFEFALLLIVAGGSAVAWAARRVRAWPPVLSLGSPALSLWVGCGFFLVASQVTCTSGCPLPYGATFTWQDFAHTLAAVIAFGAACWAMIQTSFAREHRVLARLSLTTAIAVAVIAGTGGLFSLFRFQVALGSRLEFVATTIAIGWLIMLGTVIAARNLGGSRSY